In Benincasa hispida cultivar B227 chromosome 8, ASM972705v1, whole genome shotgun sequence, the sequence cttaATTGATTAACTATGATTAagaaattgattaagaaatctTATAGAGAGGTGGATGTATATAAACAtgtgatttttatatttattaattaactatgtatattaaattgaatttaatatatattattttttaattgatgtactaattaattaaataaaggtTATTTCCTTAATTTAGCACAATGGTTGAAAAGTGAAGACTGGAGAACgggttaacccttctccatataaattcctCCTTATGGCCTTTTTTAGGATAAGAATTCATTTGGTGATTTAAACCTAGCCACCAAAAGAAATTCCTTTCTATACTCTCTCAAAGAAATCCctctacctcttcctcttccaattgTTGGATACCACTTATCCAATTATTGGAGTCTTAGAGAATGACAATGTTATTCTTATGGTCGTGTCCGAGATCGATTGAGGAGACGTTTGTTTGAAAAGCTAGAGAAAATTTCAAGAGGCCcgagaatcttcaaaggtaaaaaaTAGTTCtcccttttattttctttcattaaagcatgcttttgtgATGTTTATCTATTTACTATCCTTTTTAGTTGATGTTTTTGTTTcctataaaatgaaaaatcgaATGCAAGACGATTTTAACGCTTCCGCTAAGAATTCAATTCCCAACATTTCGTATCATAAACACTCCCTCGTACTATTATGTTTTTTATCTATCTAACAACATCCTCAATACCTATTTGAATTATTGAATGAATGGAGCCAggatatgatgagggtgctaagtGAGTGCCAACCTAGTTAGGATTCTTCAATTCACCTACcgatagctctcaaaaagagctacaTTTCCTTGCTTAACTCGAGCTCTTTAGTAGATTAGATATGttaattatcttattttgtaggtatcgagcaatcATGAAGTAGAATCGAGCATTTGGAGCTAAATGGGGTTAAGTTGAAGTAAATTGAAGTTGATTTAAGCATCCGAGATTCAAATGAGCAAAATGGACCAAAATGACCCTGCTTCAGCATCGCAAAACTTAACATTTGCCTAAGTCCAATGCTTGCCCGATGCTAGAAGACAAAACACTAGTATgtagggcagcattgcaacgctcggGATCTTATGACGCTAATCAACCACGCATGCGTTACATCTTCAGCCCAAACGCAAGGCAACATTGCAACATTGCGATTAATTCTTTAAATTCCTCTCTTCAGTTTTAGGTCAAAATTTATGCTAAAATTCATGGAGGTCGAGGAATGGTtgagttttcttcttcccctttgatGTTTTCaatatctttaggttagtttttagtttaattttagattGTGAGCACGGATTGGATTGTATCTCATGGGTTTGTCCATGAATCGATGAggtaattttctatttatttcttGGATCAAGGATTCAATGCCAATTtcctgagtttttttttttttttaattttaattgatgatTGCAGCTCTGAATattgtgttttctttgaatcGATTTAAATTCCAAAGCATGATTTTGAGGTTGACTTTTCGTGCTTAATCGTGCATGCAAATCGATTCTTAGTTCGTCAAAATTTGCATGAATATCTtgtttaagtttaattttgcaTTTAATATATTGCTATCGTCATAAGTAGAAGTAGTAAATTGTGCatttgatggctattcctaAAATGCATGAGTTGCTAGGTTCAAGGataaaattagttaattgaATGTGGCTTTCCTGACAATTTATCGATCATAATTGAATCCTAAATCTTAATACATGTATTTTTAGTTCTATATGGTcgctatcgaacccaatagaatTTAGAAGCATGTAGACTAGTTAGAGTATGGTCTTTTcgaccttaattaataattaggacgCTTTCTCGGTTAGATTCATGCTAGTTGTCCGCTTTTGTAGAAGATTGTTAGATCTAATCGAGCGAGtagttatgcatgcataattagATTGCATAGTCAATTGGCTAAAAACGATGATTGAAATTACATTTTGTCTAACTTGATTTGAGAACTAGATGAACCAATTATTGTTTACATTTATCCTTTGCAATTTATTTTCCTAcatgttttcaaattaatcaaaacccaaaaccccatttttactgtttttccatAGTCAACTTTAGCTTAagagggaattaattatgtGCCTGCCTGTTGTTCGACCCCATACTTATCACTATTGCTACGTTTTTTTCGTAGTAATAGGAGTAATTCGGTagaataaattttcttttgatttgtggGTCATTTTGGGAATTAAACGGCACTATAAAGGCTTCGCCCACATATTGACCGACAACATGTAGTCTCTTTCTTGAgataaaggagaagaaaagtCATGGGTCTAAGTTCTCAAAGCTTGAGAAGATAATAAAGATCATCGGAGTGAGTTTCTCTTATGTTATTCGTGGAGTAAGCATTTTTTTCCTCCGTGAAAGAGTTTTGTAAGAGCAATTTATGATAATTTTTCTAGAGAGAAAAGTGCAAAATCATTCTTGAGCATTGTAAACTGTTGTACTCTTTTTCCCTGAAAATGTTAGTGGAACGTGTAGTAACAAAGAACTATACATAGCCCACATTGAGGTGAACCAGTATAAACTGTGTATCATCTCtcttttgctaaaatttatttgttattattcTTTTGTTTGGATGCTTACATTCGTTTATCTATTCTTTTAAGTTTGCGAAttataaattgtttaatttattatgcattatttgaaaCTCAAACCATATTTGAGAATGttggataatatatatatggtttgaatttgatttattaatttacattGGTATATTATTATGGCCTACCAACAAGATACAATATCAActactataattaaattttaagtttgattCTGAAGTACATGGAAAGCAGCCATGTCATTCTAAAGTACTCTTGGGAAAGGAGTTTGTCTTTGCCTCTCATCATAACATGCAAAATTTAATGAATGATTTAATCCACATCAATTATCCCACATTATGAAATATCAGCAATATTGTTTCATAAGCTTCTCGAGGGTCATGATATATTGGTTTCTACCATAATTATATGCCAAAGGGACAGCTCTGGCAATATTCAGAGAAGCCTGAGTGAAGTTGGTAGGAAAGATATTGGAAAAGAGGTGTTCTCTATTCAGAGTCTTCCATGCTTCAGAAATCTTCTTCTTAATGTGTTTCTGTGTTTCTTCATAGGAGATGCTTGGATGTTCCTTCATGTAGTATTCTGCATACGACCCATCACGCCCCATTTGCTTCTCGTCCTACAggaaattaaaaatattcatgTACAATATAACTTGGGCTCTATTTGATAATCATgtcatctttttatttttgaaaattagatctatttcctctcaatttcttgtcattatttgtatctttcttaagtacaacagtcaaattccaaaaacaacaaACTTTTAGAAAccaaataattactaaacgaggtggaatgaatgtttataggctaaatctttaaaataaaaaatgaaaaaaaacaaataattactATACGATCCTTAGTAAATTCAAGTCAGTTAAGATCATTGGAACATGTTGGAATGCCTCACAGATaagcagaaaaaaaaaacgtttcCTGTAACGACCCAGAAAGAAAGCTTTAGGAGCTCCCCAAAAGACGTAGTGATGGGCATGTTATCCACTTTTAGTAGAAATTTTATGGTCGGTTTTTCCCCCTAAAATGGGCCAATATTTTTGTAAGGACCATCCATTCTTTTAGCATTGAGTTAAATAAACAGTtacttttagaaaaaataactttttggtCCACAAAGTTTGGGGAATTTGTTAGTTTGTAAGGAGTTTAACGTtgagtaaataaccaaaattttaggaaaattaaCTTTTTGGTAGCTGAGGTTTTAGTATAATAAGTTAATTTCGTCTTTAAGTTTTAAAACCTTCATAATAAACcatggttttttaaaatagaagtACGAAAGACTGAAGGGATCAGTAGATGCACCGGGACATCTCAACTAGTTTGACATACTTCTAATGTCCTCATCATATTCCCAAGAACCTATAAAGATGAATTAATACAAAGAAGAAATATAAGGAGCATATCAATGATGGAGAAGAACTTGGAAGTTCCAAAATTTAAGCAATGAAAGATTAGAGGAAAATCTTCCAATTTAGCAGGATGGTAGCCATATCATAATCAAAAAGGGAAACCTTCCAATTTATGCCTCTTAAATTAGAAATAATTGGTGTGGGAATGATGGTGAAGAATTTCAAGATTACAATGGCAGAGTTTTAAAGTTAATGCATTAGTGATTAGTTTCTTGATCAATTAAATCACTTTGATCCTTCATATAagttttttattgttttcataTTTCGATTTTTTCGTTTGTTGTTTTCATTACAAAGATTTGACTTGATCGTTGAAGAAAGTTTTCGTCAAATCAACGGAAAGAAATGACACGATATGACACattaagaaattagaaaatatataataataaaaaacaaaacctatctctctcctctctctcacTCGTAGTTTGTTGTTCATCCCCTTTCCATTCCTCTCGCTGCAGGGGGACACCGAGTGAGTAAGAGGAGGGAAAATATGtttttgttataattattaTGATAGGTGCATCCTAATCCATCTTTTTACGGCCTACCTAGTTGTTTAAACGAAGTTTGTCAGGTAGAAAACTCTTTTTTAAAGTGACGCAAAACCTTATTTGGaatcttctttccttttccacTATTTGTTTTACACCGAGAATCACCACATACTGAACAAAATTGAAGTTAGCTAGATCCTTCAAAAATAGTACACATTCATATTTGCAAGAATGGATGGAGTTATATCATAGCCTTAAGTCACATAGTTTTCTCTTAGCTTCGTAAAATGATCCAGGTAAAGATGTCGATTGGAAAGGCATCTTTTAGCAATTCCAATAACATACTTCAATTATTGAGAAccttgatatgcatcaacttcaccaGAAAATTTAATGAGGAAAATTTGGTACATCTAGGATATAGTTGGTTACGTGCTTCATTCATCAACTCCTAAAAAATGTTACTAGTATCAATTTCTTCGACTTTCTTTAGCAATTCATTATCAAAATACTCTTCATCTTCAATTCCTCTCTTGTTATTATCGACCCTTGCAAATCAATTAGAAGACCAAAGATGTCATCATCAACATTAGACTCTCTACCTAATTTCACTTGCTCAAGAAGTATCATCTCTTTGGAGTCGAATTGGTTCTCCATGATAAACCTATTGACTATACAAAAGAGATATTTCGTATATAAATAAATGTGGCTCTACTCCACCCAATGATTGTGTTATTAAATTTTGACAACTCTTACATGGGCATCTCGATTTTTTCATATCATTACTTGACCGTTAGCCACTTCCATAAATTGAGCAACTCATTCAATATAATCTCTTGAAAatctatttttagtttaatccAATCCCTATTCAATCAAATAAAAGGGACAAAATTCAACCCCGTAGGAATTGcgaaaaaaattagataaagtttttttttataataaacttAAGGATATCTTTGATGaattataaagtttacaaaGAGTGTGCAAGTGACCATTCAATTCTAAGAACAACTTAAAAAGTGTCTAAATGTCACTTTCACTCTCAAAACCAATCTAAAAACCTATGACGTGCCCAAGTGACACTTTCAATCTGAAAACAGCTATAAAATTCCTAAAATGTGTCTAAGAGACGTTTTGATTCCCTAACCAACCTAAAGAGTTTATATGTATCACTTTGATTATCAAAATCAATATAAAAAGTTCCCAAAGAATGTGCAAGTAATCTTTAAATTCTCAAAACAACTTTAAAATATCTGAGTGACACTTTCAATCTCATACCAACATGTAAAGTTTTTTGGCTAATCTAATCATATTTGAGCTAAAATTAGAACTACACTCTACATATTAACATTATTTACTTGGCCAATCTAATCATAGTTGAGCTCAAATTTGATGTAATCTAGTTGTAGTGGAATCTTGTCAGGAGACTTCTAcctatgttaatttttttttttcaattcataCTGATTCAAGCTTATGATCCAAGAGATGTTTGTTTCGTTGGATCCATCCTCCGTGAATGAAGGAAACAAACTATCAATTTACTCCCATTGTGTAGCGTCAAACTTGTTATCCTCAAATTTAGAATCCACAAATAATCCCCTTTCTTTTTCCTCAtgatttcaaaaaccaaaaatttctAGAGACAATGTGAAAAGGATGTGTGTGGAAGTGAACGATAGACCCAGTTGCCTCCATATTCTTAATATATAACTTCAAAATCTATTTgacaacaaaattttgaaaagagagAACTAAAAACGAAAAAATGCAAGGAACTTTGGGTAATCGAGGATTAATGTGTAAGTGTTGATCAGAATTTGTAGTCATGTAAGAACTGAAAATctgagaaagaaaacaaaaaaaaacataattcaaATATGACAATGAAACTGATTAGCAAGAATCAATCATCTAAacatttgttatttaaaaataataatgataattacAAGCTATCTAAGTGAACTTTCACCTTATTGAATCCAAAACCCATTTTTACCCAGGATTGAATCGAATGgggaagaaaaggaagattcaCCTTAGTGAAATGACAACGGTAGACGAATAGGTGCAGCATTGGACGGGACACGGCAGCGGACGAGCAGGGCCATGTGGGCTTAAGGGATGTTTGTGTGGGCTTTATTAAAAATGTTGGCGGTAGGGTTTTAATAAAAATGTAGGGAACAGTGTGGGCTTAAGGGATGTTTCCCACACAAATTATGTTGGTAGATATTGAATGTTTCTAGCTACACAAcaaaatctaacctaatgaTTTTCATTAAGACCACACAAATTTTTGCCCACACTTAGATATGGTTAGATATATGATTAGATATATGATTAGATATAGAATGTTGTTATATCCATGCACTAAAAATGCGTCGGCAGAAATTAACTCTACCGACATTTTTTGTTGTGTTGAATTTTGGTAATGtttcttcttttcaaaaaatatataaatttttatttgtatCTATTTTGTAAGACTACAAAAAGATAGGTGCTCTCAAGATGCACCCAAGTATTgtacttattattttaaatattcttaaaatttttaacaAATCACGTCAACTAATTTAGTAACAAAATATGTAATTTCATTTTTGCGGATCCAAACTTCAAAGACAAATGAAATATTTCCTAAACATAAGGATAAAAGTgcaaaattatcaaagttagaAACCGAACTAACCTATTATCCAAAACTTCAGGAACCAATAGCTCCACAGAATGCATGTACTAGAATAGCATTAAGTTAGACTGAATGGAGGGTTGTGTAAATTTTTACCTTGGCATTTCCCATGTCATCCCAAAGTCGGAGTATCATGGCGCTGGACAAAAGGATATCCGGATCATTGTCTAAAAGCTCCACAGTTTTGTTGGTTATTTGTTGCCCTAACAGAAAGAAAGCATGTAGTAGAATAGCGTTGACGCCGCTACTCACAATTCCATTCCTCAAATATTCTTCCGCACTTGGTGGCTGCCCACAACTTAACCATTCTGCTTCCACTAAAAATGCTTCGCATAATTCGATCCACTGCATTCAgacttattaaattaaattcatttcatttcattaagtTAAATCACTAATTCACTCAAAAGTTAAAATTGATAAAGTTGATGggcaaataaatttaatattaaaatcaacACTTTAATATTCCCTCTTTATTTATGAAGAGTTTTTAAACTTGATACATTATTAAATCACAGATTGatccaatttaatattatatcaacatTTTAACGATATAGTAAATTTGATCTGAAATATATACCGCGTTTCTCAAGGAACCAATGGGGTTCCAACCATGTTTCTTATAGACCTCGAAGCTTAATTCGTTGGTAACTTCGAGTAGATATTTGAAACAAATTTGCATGCAATTTGGTAAACTTTCAGCAGCAGCCAAATCCCATCTGCATGTGCTCaacattaattaatataataccaATAATATATACAACAATAAATTTAAGTGTAATGTAATgaggaatttaatatataattaactaaagcGATTAATGCATCTTAATTCCAAACCTATTGACTGCTTGTGTGAAGAGAGTAAGTTCATCAAGAGTCCCATGTACAtcaaaaagatcatcaattagataaataaaagacATGGATTTTGCAAGTTGGACTCTTTGCTCTGAATAGCAGGGATCTGGGAGACAAAGCACCGACCCGAGGTACCGTTGTATCGGTTGATTTCGGGCAAAATTCAACTCTTTGGCCAGACCTGTTTCTTTCCACCATCTAACAACAAACACCAACATCAAACGGTAAATTATACTTTTGGTCCCGAAGCTTTAATAATTTTACGCTCCAAGTCTAGaagacaagaaaaaaaaagttgaacaCTTACTTTAAAAATAGGGCAATTTCGTTTTGGTGCAATCGTTGAGTTGTAACAAAATCAGTTTTTGCAACATCTTGCAAAATGTTAAGCCATTTGTTTGTCCATTGGGTATGTCCAAAATAGTAAGGCACCATAAATTGGGCGACGCTTCTATGATGAGGATGGGCTAATGTATTCAGCACAAAACTGGCGGAGGATTGATTTTCAAGCTGCGCAGCCCAAACATTTAGGCAATGGCTACTGAAAATTTCGGCTTCGTCAAGAATGTCATCTCCATGAATGCATAGCTGTGAAGCTTCATATAAACTTGTCACCCCATTCACATCTTCTTTTAGCTTCTCCTTGAACTTTCCCTTCTCATTTAAGAAAACTTTGAACATGTCTGTTCATattacaaataataaagttattaCATTTGaaggtggattttttttttcttgttgagagggagtctcataCTTGGGAGAGTTTAAGTGATCTTTCACTAAGTTAAGCGATTCGTTTGTCAATGTAATTGCAGACTCATACTACCCGTCAGACATAGGTGGTTTTACACCTAATTAGGTTACCAAACCTTGTATTCTGtctttcaatatttttatatgtgtttTATTAATTGTCCATAGGCTTGTTGTAACATTACTTGTCAAATACCCTTCTTTCAATTGGTACCAGAGAGGATCATGATGTCTCAATTTGTGGTCTTTAAAATAGGAGTCAAAGAAGGTGGTTCTACGACGGtgcttgaagaaaaaaaaacctactCTTATTGGAAAGTTAGAATGGCAACCTTCTTAAAAATTTTGTCatcaataacaaaaaaagaaaaagaaaaaaatctcaacTTTAAAGAATGGTTGAGcaaaaaatttatgaagaaaaaaaatgaaagataaataaaattacaaagagAAAGAATGAAAAGTTTAGACAAAAAAATGGAATCACTTTTCAAACAATTATAAAAACAGAACAATggtgatttaaaaataaaaggcacaattgcaaatatataaatcagactcaaaatatttacaaatataatataatgcaAAAGAATCTATAGTTATAGCAACATTTAGACCATATTTCTTGTAAGGGGTCTAAAGTGATAGACCATATAACTGGTAGGAGTTTATCAACGATAGAGTACATCACTGATAGTTTTTGCTATATTCGCAATTATTCTAAAATGTTGTTATACACATAATTATTATACCTAAAAGtgttattcaatataattacccaaaataaaatatatatcaatcaCGTTAAGTAAAAAATTACATCTAAGTAATTGGCAGAAAAAGATACATTAAGAACGCGTTTGGAAATGattctaaaatgattaaaaaaaattgcaaatatggcAAAATCTAGATAGTATATGAGTAATAAATTATATCGTTGGTATGAGTCTATCAATGCTAGACCATATTATTGATAagagtctatcagtaatagaagtctatcgttgataaactttgctatatttgtaatttttttaaaaatattattatacacttggttattatccTTAAAAATGCTACCCATTTCAAATTACCcttaaatttgaatgtttaaaaGCGCACTTTGGAGTGATTCTTAACataataaaagtgattttaaccatttcatCTTCACTTCCGAATGTGAACTAAATGACTCTTTAAAAAATGAAGTTAAACGAGTGAAATATGAACCTGCAGACACAAGGTATCCTTGTTGTCTCAAAAGTCGAAAAAGAAGGGCAGCTTTGTGAAGATCCATGTCTCCATCAAAATGGTTTGCATTTATTAAATCGTATTGCCTCTTAAGGATAGTCTCAATCTCCTCTTTGAAGTGGTTGTCAATGCCAAGGCGTTGGGCTGCATCAATTATTTCCAAACATTCCCAGCACAAATCTCGTGTTTGTTTCAGTGCTTCCTTTAAAATCTTCACTTTACCATCTGGAGCTTCAAGCCCAAACTCCTCCTACGCATcatcattttcaatttcaaaataatttagatACACacatcacatatatatattttaaggaaaaaatatgATAGAGAGAAAGGAGGCAAAATCATTGAgctaacataaaatatatacaattttcaAATTGGAGATGGGCTTAGAGGATGAAGAATCCAAGGCATAAATGCTCCATTTTTTAGCAAATGGTTTTCGAGGAGGATTATTCTTCAGTTGCAGCAATGCTTTCTTATGGTGAACTTTGTGAGGAATCTTTGTTTGGGACA encodes:
- the LOC120082764 gene encoding (3S,6E)-nerolidol synthase 1-like isoform X1, whose translation is MAQLIYHQPILASSTPKILMSQTKIPHKVHHKKALLQLKNNPPRKPFAKKWSIYALDSSSSKPISNLKIEEFGLEAPDGKVKILKEALKQTRDLCWECLEIIDAAQRLGIDNHFKEEIETILKRQYDLINANHFDGDMDLHKAALLFRLLRQQGYLVSADMFKVFLNEKGKFKEKLKEDVNGVTSLYEASQLCIHGDDILDEAEIFSSHCLNVWAAQLENQSSASFVLNTLAHPHHRSVAQFMVPYYFGHTQWTNKWLNILQDVAKTDFVTTQRLHQNEIALFLKWWKETGLAKELNFARNQPIQRYLGSVLCLPDPCYSEQRVQLAKSMSFIYLIDDLFDVHGTLDELTLFTQAVNRWDLAAAESLPNCMQICFKYLLEVTNELSFEVYKKHGWNPIGSLRNAWIELCEAFLVEAEWLSCGQPPSAEEYLRNGIVSSGVNAILLHAFFLLGQQITNKTVELLDNDPDILLSSAMILRLWDDMGNAKDEKQMGRDGSYAEYYMKEHPSISYEETQKHIKKKISEAWKTLNREHLFSNIFPTNFTQASLNIARAVPLAYNYGRNQYIMTLEKLMKQYC
- the LOC120082764 gene encoding (3S,6E)-nerolidol synthase 1-like isoform X2, giving the protein MAQLIYHQPILASSTPKILMSQTKIPHKVHHKKALLQLKNNPPRKPFAKKWSIYALDSSSSKPISNLKIEEFGLEAPDGKVKILKEALKQTRDLCWECLEIIDAAQRLGIDNHFKEEIETILKRQYDLINANHFDGDMDLHKAALLFRLLRQQGYLVSADMFKVFLNEKGKFKEKLKEDVNGVTSLYEASQLCIHGDDILDEAEIFSSHCLNVWAAQLENQSSASFVLNTLAHPHHRSVAQFMVPYYFGHTQWTNKWLNILQDVAKTDFVTTQRLHQNEIALFLKWWKETGLAKELNFARNQPIQRYLGSVLCLPDPCYSEQRVQLAKSMSFIYLIDDLFDVHGTLDELTLFTQAVNRWDLAAAESLPNCMQICFKYLLEVTNELSFEVYKKHGWNPIGSLRNAWIELCEAFLVEAEWLSCGQPPSAEEYLRNGIVSSGVNAILLHAFFLLGQQITNKTVELLDNDPDILLSSAMILRLWDDMGNAKIFSSYMTTNSDQHLHINPRLPKVPCIFSFLVLSFQNFVVK